The Helicobacter sp. MIT 99-5507 genome includes a region encoding these proteins:
- the efp gene encoding elongation factor P, translating to MAIGMGELKKGLKIEIDGIPYRIVEYQHVKPGKGPAFVRAKIKSFLDGKVIEKTFHAGDKCEEPNIEEKAMQYLYHDGDHFQFMDNETYEQIGLINDQVGDVAKWMKEGINVSILFHNNKAISVDVPQVVELKIVETPPNFKGDTSSSGKKPATLETGAVVQIPFHILEGEVIRINTETGEYLEKVK from the coding sequence ATGGCAATAGGTATGGGTGAGCTAAAAAAAGGTTTAAAAATTGAAATTGATGGTATTCCATATAGAATTGTTGAATATCAACATGTAAAGCCTGGCAAAGGTCCTGCATTTGTTAGAGCAAAAATTAAATCATTTTTAGATGGTAAAGTGATAGAAAAAACTTTTCATGCTGGCGATAAATGTGAAGAGCCAAATATTGAAGAAAAAGCTATGCAATATTTATACCACGATGGCGATCATTTTCAATTTATGGATAATGAAACTTATGAGCAAATAGGCTTAATCAACGATCAAGTCGGCGATGTAGCAAAATGGATGAAAGAAGGCATAAATGTTTCTATTTTGTTTCATAATAACAAGGCAATATCTGTTGATGTGCCTCAAGTAGTAGAACTAAAGATAGTAGAAACTCCACCAAATTTTAAAGGTGATACATCATCTTCTGGTAAAAAGCCTGCTACGTTAGAGACAGGTGCAGTTGTGCAAATTCCTTTTCATATTTTAGAAGGTGAAGTAATTAGAATAAATACAGAGACTGGAGAATATTTAGAGAAGGTAAAATAA
- a CDS encoding class II fructose-bisphosphate aldolase — MLVTGNEILKKAHKEYYGVGAFNFVNYEMLSAIFEAANEANSPIIVQASEGAIKYLGIDMAVGMVKILSKKYPHIPVALHLDHGTTFESCKAAVDAGFTSVMIDASHHPFEENLSETSKVVKMAHAKGVSVEAELGRLMGIEDNISVSEKDAVLVNPKEAEQFVKESGVDFLAPAIGTSHGAFKFKGEPKLDFERLQEVKRLTNIPLVLHGASAIPDYVKDSFLSSGGDLKGSKGVPFSFLQESIKGGINKVNTDTDLRIAFIAEVRKVANDDNTQFDLRKFFTPGKEAIKKLIIERMNILGSSNKI; from the coding sequence ATGTTAGTTACTGGTAATGAGATTCTCAAAAAGGCTCATAAGGAATATTATGGTGTAGGTGCTTTCAACTTTGTAAATTATGAGATGCTTAGTGCTATTTTTGAAGCTGCAAATGAGGCAAATTCTCCTATCATTGTTCAAGCAAGTGAAGGTGCAATCAAATATCTAGGTATCGATATGGCTGTTGGAATGGTAAAGATACTTTCTAAAAAGTATCCTCATATACCAGTAGCACTTCATTTAGATCATGGAACTACATTTGAATCTTGCAAAGCTGCTGTTGATGCTGGTTTTACTTCTGTTATGATTGATGCTTCTCATCATCCATTTGAAGAGAATCTAAGTGAAACTTCAAAGGTTGTTAAAATGGCACATGCTAAAGGTGTTAGTGTTGAAGCAGAACTTGGGCGATTGATGGGAATTGAGGATAATATTTCTGTGAGTGAAAAAGATGCAGTTTTAGTAAATCCAAAAGAAGCAGAGCAGTTTGTAAAAGAATCTGGAGTTGATTTTTTAGCACCTGCTATTGGGACAAGTCATGGTGCTTTTAAGTTTAAAGGTGAACCAAAACTAGATTTTGAACGTTTGCAAGAAGTAAAGAGGCTTACAAATATTCCTTTGGTGCTTCATGGTGCAAGTGCTATCCCTGATTATGTTAAAGATTCATTTCTATCAAGTGGTGGTGATTTGAAAGGTTCAAAAGGTGTGCCTTTTTCATTTCTTCAAGAATCTATAAAAGGTGGAATAAACAAGGTCAATACTGATACAGATTTAAGGATTGCATTTATTGCTGAAGTTCGCAAGGTGGCAAATGATGATAATACTCAATTTGATTTAAGAAAGTTTTTCACACCAGGAAAAGAGGCAATCAAAAAGCTAATAATAGAGCGAATGAATATCCTAGGAAGTAGCAATAAAATATAA